A portion of the Bacillus thuringiensis genome contains these proteins:
- a CDS encoding CalY family protein, producing MTLKKKLGMGITSAVLGAALVGGGTFAFFSDKEVSNNTFAAGTLDLALNPSTVVNVSNLKPGDTIEKEFKLENKGSLDIKKVLLKTDYNVEDVKKDNKDDFGKHIKVTFLKNVDKHETIVKQTTLDKLKGDTLTAVDNDLSAWFWDEKGISAGKSDKFKVKFEFVDNGKDQNQFQGDKLQLNWTFDAQQTAGEER from the coding sequence ATGACTTTAAAGAAAAAATTAGGAATGGGTATTACATCAGCAGTACTAGGAGCAGCGTTAGTTGGTGGAGGAACATTTGCGTTTTTCAGTGATAAAGAAGTGTCAAACAATACATTTGCGGCTGGGACACTTGATTTAGCATTAAATCCATCAACAGTTGTTAACGTATCGAATTTAAAACCTGGGGATACAATTGAAAAAGAATTTAAACTAGAAAATAAAGGCTCTTTAGATATTAAAAAGGTTCTACTGAAAACAGATTATAATGTAGAAGATGTAAAGAAAGATAATAAAGATGATTTTGGTAAACATATTAAAGTAACATTCTTAAAAAATGTAGATAAGCATGAGACAATTGTGAAACAAACTACTTTAGATAAATTAAAAGGTGACACACTTACAGCTGTAGATAATGATTTATCGGCTTGGTTCTGGGATGAAAAAGGTATTTCAGCAGGTAAATCTGATAAATTCAAAGTGAAATTTGAGTTCGTTGATAATGGAAAAGATCAAAATCAATTCCAAGGCGATAAGTTACAATTAAATTGGACGTTTGATGCACAACAAACAGCAGGTGAAGAAAGATAA
- the potC gene encoding spermidine/putrescine ABC transporter permease PotC, producing the protein MKKFLVSYSWLILLFLYFPMMVLMVYSFNDSRINAEWEGFTFHWYTDLFQKQDVIDAFVNSITIAVITTIVTTVLGVFFAIALHRYKYRFEGAINGLVYLPILIPDILMGLSLLILFSQLGMELGQTTIIIAHITFSISFVVVILAARLSSMGRDLEEAANDLGATPWQTFRFVTFPAIAPGVISAALLTFTLSIDDFVISFFVSGPGSTTLPLYIYSMVKRGVSPEINALSTILIVAIVGLMVLSEIFRNKGADGEENSGGHLPL; encoded by the coding sequence ATGAAGAAGTTTTTAGTTTCTTATTCTTGGTTAATTTTGTTATTCTTGTATTTTCCAATGATGGTTTTAATGGTCTATTCTTTCAACGACTCTCGCATTAATGCGGAGTGGGAAGGTTTTACATTCCATTGGTATACAGATTTATTTCAAAAACAAGATGTTATTGATGCATTTGTAAATAGTATTACGATTGCAGTTATAACAACGATTGTGACAACGGTACTTGGTGTATTCTTTGCGATTGCTTTACATCGTTATAAATATCGTTTCGAAGGGGCTATTAATGGCCTTGTATATTTACCAATTTTAATTCCTGATATTTTAATGGGATTATCTTTACTAATTCTTTTCAGTCAGCTAGGAATGGAACTTGGACAAACAACGATTATTATTGCACATATTACATTTAGTATTTCGTTTGTTGTTGTTATTTTAGCTGCGCGTCTTTCAAGTATGGGACGTGACTTAGAAGAAGCTGCAAATGATTTAGGAGCAACGCCTTGGCAAACGTTTCGTTTTGTAACGTTCCCAGCAATTGCACCGGGAGTTATTTCAGCAGCATTATTAACATTCACATTATCAATTGATGATTTTGTAATTAGTTTCTTCGTATCAGGACCAGGATCAACAACATTGCCATTATACATTTACAGTATGGTTAAGCGCGGAGTATCACCAGAAATTAATGCTCTTTCTACAATTTTAATTGTTGCTATCGTAGGATTAATGGTTCTATCTGAAATCTTCCGTAACAAAGGTGCAGATGGTGAAGAAAACTCTGGAGGACACCTTCCTTTATAA
- a CDS encoding DUF4047 domain-containing protein has product MLKRPRNFKKMLILPCMCSITFYLGSQIMTHTEAAFIHETKVEATLSTAIIFPKTVNTLKEQSEKHKQFIEREYGTMKGKSKATSIEEIKQAISVWQQGREKIVAEKEALQNVYTEIEAPYNQIQEELKVNKDESMQQVSVYVNEGFRSIKEKRDYIEKEISLKAIDEQIQSLQQQLNVAIEAEGQKKAEEQKKVEEQKKAEEQKKVEEQKKVEEQKKAEEQKKVEEQKKAEEQKKVEEQKKAEEQKKVEEQKKAEEQKKVEEQKKAEEQKKAE; this is encoded by the coding sequence ATGCTGAAAAGACCGCGGAATTTTAAAAAGATGCTTATATTGCCGTGTATGTGTTCTATTACGTTTTATTTAGGATCTCAAATTATGACGCATACAGAAGCGGCGTTCATTCATGAAACGAAAGTGGAAGCGACGCTTTCTACAGCAATTATATTTCCGAAAACAGTTAATACGTTAAAAGAGCAATCTGAGAAACATAAACAGTTTATTGAGCGTGAGTATGGAACGATGAAGGGGAAATCGAAAGCAACTTCTATTGAAGAAATAAAACAGGCGATTTCTGTATGGCAACAAGGGCGTGAGAAAATTGTTGCTGAGAAGGAAGCTCTGCAAAATGTATATACTGAAATAGAGGCTCCTTACAATCAAATACAAGAAGAATTAAAGGTAAATAAAGATGAGTCGATGCAGCAAGTGTCCGTATATGTAAATGAAGGCTTTCGCAGTATCAAAGAGAAACGTGACTATATTGAGAAAGAAATTAGCTTGAAAGCTATCGATGAGCAAATTCAGTCTCTTCAGCAACAATTAAACGTTGCAATTGAAGCGGAAGGACAAAAGAAAGCAGAAGAACAAAAGAAAGTAGAAGAGCAGAAGAAAGCAGAAGAACAAAAGAAAGTAGAAGAACAGAAGAAAGTAGAAGAGCAGAAGAAAGCAGAAGAACAAAAGAAAGTAGAAGAGCAGAAGAAAGCAGAAGAACAAAAGAAAGTAGAAGAACAGAAGAAAGCAGAAGAACAAAAGAAAGTAGAAGAACAGAAGAAAGCAGAAGAACAAAAGAAAGTAGAAGAACAGAAGAAAGCAGAAGAACAGAAAAAAGCGGAGTAA
- a CDS encoding helix-turn-helix domain-containing protein: MIGERIKRLRLQKGISLTELAEKAGVAKSYISSIERNLQKNPSIQFLEKIAAVLQIPVDTLLHDEKTKETNLDSEWTQLVKDAMNSGVSKEQFREFLEFTKWKQNQK; this comes from the coding sequence ATGATTGGAGAACGTATAAAACGCCTTCGTTTACAAAAAGGGATTTCATTAACTGAACTTGCCGAAAAAGCTGGCGTTGCTAAATCTTACATTAGTTCTATAGAACGAAATTTACAAAAAAACCCTTCCATTCAGTTTCTTGAAAAGATCGCAGCAGTTCTACAAATTCCAGTTGATACTTTACTTCATGATGAAAAAACAAAGGAAACTAACCTAGACTCCGAATGGACACAACTCGTTAAAGATGCAATGAACTCCGGTGTCTCCAAAGAACAATTTCGTGAATTTCTTGAATTTACAAAGTGGAAGCAAAATCAAAAATAA
- the calY gene encoding biofilm matrix protein CalY, which produces MSLKKKLGMGVASAALGLSLIGGGTFAFFSDKEVSNNTFAAGTLDLTLNPKTLVDIKDLKPGDSVKKEFLLQNSGSLTIKDVKLATKYTVKDAKGDNAGEDFGKHVKVKFLWNWDKQSEPVYETTLADLQKADPDLLAKDIFAPEWGEKGGLEAGTEDYLWVQFEFVDNGKDQNIFQGDTLNLEWTFNANQEAGEER; this is translated from the coding sequence GTGAGTCTGAAAAAGAAATTAGGTATGGGAGTTGCATCAGCGGCATTGGGGTTATCTTTAATTGGTGGAGGAACATTTGCATTCTTTAGCGATAAAGAAGTATCAAACAATACATTTGCAGCTGGGACGTTAGATCTTACATTAAACCCTAAGACGCTTGTAGATATTAAAGATTTAAAACCAGGGGATTCTGTTAAGAAAGAGTTCTTATTACAAAACAGCGGTTCTTTAACTATTAAAGACGTTAAATTAGCAACAAAGTATACTGTTAAAGATGCAAAAGGTGATAATGCTGGTGAAGACTTTGGTAAGCACGTTAAAGTAAAATTCCTTTGGAACTGGGATAAACAAAGTGAGCCTGTATACGAAACAACTTTAGCAGACTTACAAAAAGCTGATCCAGATCTTTTAGCTAAAGATATCTTCGCTCCTGAGTGGGGAGAAAAAGGTGGATTAGAAGCTGGTACAGAGGACTATCTATGGGTACAATTTGAATTTGTAGATAATGGAAAAGACCAAAATATCTTCCAAGGTGATACATTGAATTTAGAATGGACATTCAATGCTAACCAAGAAGCTGGGGAAGAAAGATAA
- a CDS encoding anti-repressor SinI family protein, with amino-acid sequence MYKDKTDALDQEWIDLILEALDAGIAMQDIEQFFQRMKPSSQAQ; translated from the coding sequence TTGTACAAAGATAAGACAGACGCACTGGATCAAGAATGGATTGATTTAATACTTGAAGCTCTAGATGCTGGTATCGCCATGCAAGACATCGAGCAATTTTTCCAACGTATGAAGCCATCCAGTCAGGCTCAATAG
- the potD gene encoding spermidine/putrescine ABC transporter substrate-binding protein PotD → MKLMKRIAGAAISFSLVAGVLAGCGEKKEELNIYSWADNFDEQVLRDFEKKYNVKINYDKYASNEEMLAKLQAGGAKYDLIQPSDYMVKTMAKMDLLAPLDKKNIPNIENMVSNFKTPAFDPENKYSLVYTWGVTGIAYNKKYVKEAPTSWADLWNEKYKGHVTLLNDSREVLGVGLKKHGFSNSTKEDAELKTAADDLKKLLPNLLAFDTDNIKQKFITEDAWIGTVWSGDAAFIAKDNKDVEYVVPKEGGTIWADTLAIPKGAKHKELAEKFMNYLLDEKVSVKNYESIGYSNPNEKAHPLHSKEYRDNHMIFLTKEELDRTEWLVDVDDKLKDYDRYWTELKTKGK, encoded by the coding sequence ATGAAATTAATGAAAAGAATAGCTGGCGCAGCAATTAGCTTTAGCCTTGTTGCTGGTGTACTTGCTGGTTGTGGTGAAAAGAAAGAAGAATTAAATATTTATAGCTGGGCTGACAATTTTGATGAGCAAGTGCTAAGAGATTTTGAAAAGAAATATAATGTGAAAATTAACTATGATAAGTACGCAAGTAACGAAGAAATGCTTGCGAAATTACAAGCTGGTGGCGCAAAGTATGATTTAATTCAGCCATCTGATTACATGGTTAAAACAATGGCAAAAATGGATTTATTAGCGCCATTAGATAAAAAGAATATCCCAAATATCGAGAACATGGTTTCTAATTTCAAAACACCTGCGTTTGATCCAGAGAATAAATATTCTTTAGTGTACACTTGGGGTGTAACAGGGATTGCATACAATAAAAAGTATGTGAAAGAAGCACCTACGAGCTGGGCTGACTTATGGAATGAGAAATATAAAGGACATGTAACGTTACTAAACGATTCTCGTGAAGTATTAGGAGTGGGTCTTAAGAAGCACGGGTTCTCAAACAGCACGAAAGAAGATGCGGAGTTAAAGACAGCAGCAGATGATTTAAAGAAACTGCTTCCAAACTTATTAGCATTTGATACAGATAACATTAAACAAAAATTCATTACAGAAGATGCTTGGATCGGAACAGTTTGGTCTGGAGATGCAGCATTTATCGCAAAAGATAATAAAGATGTAGAATACGTTGTACCAAAAGAAGGTGGCACAATTTGGGCTGATACGTTAGCAATTCCAAAAGGTGCAAAACATAAAGAGCTTGCTGAGAAGTTTATGAACTACTTACTTGATGAAAAAGTAAGTGTGAAAAACTACGAGTCAATTGGTTACAGTAATCCAAATGAAAAAGCTCATCCTCTTCATAGCAAAGAATACCGTGATAATCACATGATTTTCTTAACGAAAGAAGAGTTAGATCGTACAGAATGGCTTGTTGATGTAGACGATAAGTTAAAAGACTATGATCGTTACTGGACAGAGCTAAAAACAAAAGGTAAATAA
- the sipW gene encoding signal peptidase I SipW — protein sequence MKLIWKVISNAISFVLFALMVFLAFVVISSKASGGDPTVMGYQFKSVLSGSMEPTFLTGSIIAIEPNKDGSKYQKGDVITFKEKDQKIITHRIIGVKDTNGKVMYETKGDNNNGPDLEPVLAENVVGKYADITVPYVGYLLNYANSKAGAALLLIIPGVFLLGYSAISIFGAIRSIDGEKKDKKVEQSV from the coding sequence ATGAAATTAATTTGGAAGGTAATTAGCAACGCAATCTCATTTGTTTTATTTGCATTGATGGTTTTTTTAGCTTTTGTAGTTATTTCTTCAAAAGCGAGCGGTGGTGATCCGACAGTGATGGGATACCAATTTAAGAGTGTTCTTTCAGGATCAATGGAGCCGACGTTTTTAACAGGATCAATCATTGCAATAGAACCAAACAAAGATGGTTCTAAATATCAAAAAGGTGATGTTATTACCTTTAAAGAGAAAGATCAAAAAATTATCACTCACCGTATTATCGGTGTGAAAGATACAAATGGAAAAGTAATGTATGAAACAAAAGGGGATAACAACAACGGACCAGATTTAGAGCCAGTACTTGCAGAAAATGTAGTTGGAAAGTATGCAGATATTACAGTTCCGTACGTTGGTTATTTACTGAATTATGCGAATTCAAAAGCGGGAGCAGCATTACTTCTTATTATTCCAGGAGTCTTTTTACTTGGTTATTCCGCGATTTCTATTTTTGGGGCTATTCGTAGCATTGACGGAGAAAAGAAAGATAAAAAAGTAGAACAATCCGTCTAG
- a CDS encoding aldehyde dehydrogenase — translation MSISSIVSRQKEYFLKGHTRSIKIRKNNLKKLYEGIQHFEEEIFQALKLDLNKSVHESFTTEVGYVLKEISFQLKHMSSWSKPKRVRTALTHFGSKGKVVPEPYGVTLIIAPWNYPFQLAIAPLVGALAAGNTIVLKPSELTPSVSKVLKRMLDELFPEELVAVVEGGVEESTSLLREPFDYIFFTGSVGVGKVVMEAAAKQLTPLTLELGGKSPCIVHKDAKIEVTARRIVWGKFLNAGQTCVAPDYMYVHSSVKEKLVEALRHEIIEQYSKEPLQNENYVRIVSERHFERLCRFLQDGQVVIGGNYKKDTLHIEPTVLADITWQDAAMEDEIFGPILPIIEYDNIEEVIGTIQQHPKPLALYVFSEDKEVQKKVTSNISYGGGCINDVVYHLATPYLPFGGVGSSGLGGYHGEESFRTFSHYKSILAQSTAFDMKIRYSSTKSALKFIRKLLK, via the coding sequence ATGAGTATTTCCTCTATTGTAAGTAGGCAAAAGGAATATTTTTTAAAAGGGCATACGAGAAGCATCAAAATAAGAAAAAATAATTTGAAGAAACTTTATGAAGGCATTCAGCATTTTGAAGAAGAAATATTTCAGGCGTTGAAATTAGATTTAAATAAGTCAGTTCACGAGTCGTTTACAACGGAAGTTGGATATGTATTAAAAGAAATTTCCTTTCAATTGAAACATATGTCATCGTGGAGTAAACCGAAGCGAGTTCGAACGGCACTCACTCATTTTGGATCAAAAGGAAAAGTAGTGCCAGAACCGTATGGTGTGACGCTTATTATTGCACCGTGGAACTATCCTTTTCAATTAGCAATTGCACCACTTGTAGGAGCACTGGCAGCTGGAAATACAATCGTTTTAAAGCCGTCAGAGTTAACGCCAAGCGTTTCAAAAGTGCTTAAGAGAATGTTAGATGAATTATTCCCAGAAGAGCTTGTAGCGGTAGTAGAAGGCGGCGTTGAAGAGAGTACATCTTTGCTGAGGGAACCGTTTGATTATATTTTCTTTACTGGTAGTGTTGGCGTTGGAAAAGTTGTAATGGAAGCAGCAGCGAAACAGTTGACGCCGCTCACTTTAGAACTTGGCGGGAAAAGTCCTTGTATTGTACATAAAGATGCAAAGATAGAGGTGACAGCAAGAAGAATTGTTTGGGGTAAGTTTTTAAATGCAGGGCAGACATGTGTAGCGCCTGATTATATGTACGTGCATTCTTCCGTGAAAGAAAAGCTAGTTGAGGCACTGCGACATGAAATTATAGAGCAGTATAGTAAAGAACCTTTGCAAAATGAAAATTACGTGCGTATTGTAAGTGAGCGTCATTTTGAACGCTTATGTCGATTTTTACAAGATGGTCAAGTCGTAATTGGTGGAAACTATAAGAAAGATACATTACATATTGAACCGACAGTACTAGCGGATATTACATGGCAAGATGCTGCTATGGAAGATGAAATTTTTGGTCCGATTTTACCAATCATAGAGTACGACAATATAGAAGAGGTAATTGGCACAATCCAGCAACATCCGAAGCCGTTAGCGTTATATGTATTTTCGGAAGATAAAGAAGTACAAAAGAAAGTGACGAGTAATATTTCATATGGTGGAGGCTGTATTAATGATGTTGTCTACCATCTTGCTACGCCATATTTACCTTTTGGGGGTGTTGGAAGTAGTGGATTAGGGGGTTATCATGGGGAAGAAAGTTTTCGGACTTTTTCACATTATAAAAGCATTTTAGCCCAATCTACAGCATTCGACATGAAAATTCGTTACTCTTCTACAAAAAGTGCTTTAAAATTCATACGAAAGTTGTTAAAATGA
- the potB gene encoding spermidine/putrescine ABC transporter permease PotB, whose protein sequence is MKKGKLLALPTVAWLLIFFLIPLVFVLGFAFMQRGAYGTVEMQFTLENISRVFDPLYLGTLWETVKIAVITTVICLLIGYPFAYTITIVDRKYRSILLLLATIPFWINFLVRSYAWIVILRSQGLVNTLLLKLGIISEPLNLLYNTPSVILGMVYSLLPFMILPVYAAIEQLDKRKLEAAYDLGATPIKAFWNITVPMTMSGIATGSILVFVSSIGMFVVSDVMGGSKVALIGNVIQNQFLGARDWPFGSALSIIVVLFSVLLIYLYYRATKVYKYNENGGE, encoded by the coding sequence TTGAAAAAAGGGAAATTACTCGCACTACCTACAGTCGCGTGGCTGTTAATTTTCTTCCTAATCCCGCTCGTATTCGTATTAGGATTCGCCTTCATGCAGCGCGGAGCTTACGGGACAGTAGAAATGCAATTTACGCTGGAGAATATATCCCGTGTGTTTGATCCATTGTACTTAGGAACGTTATGGGAAACTGTTAAGATTGCAGTTATTACGACAGTAATATGTTTATTAATTGGTTATCCATTTGCGTATACAATTACAATTGTTGACCGCAAATATCGTTCTATTCTTTTATTATTGGCAACGATCCCGTTTTGGATTAACTTTCTTGTTCGTTCATACGCATGGATTGTTATTTTACGTTCACAAGGTCTTGTGAATACGTTGTTATTAAAACTCGGCATTATTAGTGAACCGTTAAATTTATTATATAATACGCCTTCTGTAATACTCGGAATGGTCTATTCTTTATTACCATTTATGATTTTACCAGTGTATGCAGCAATTGAGCAGCTGGATAAGCGTAAGCTAGAAGCGGCTTATGATTTAGGAGCAACACCAATAAAGGCATTTTGGAATATAACAGTGCCGATGACAATGTCAGGAATTGCGACTGGTTCTATCTTAGTATTCGTTTCTTCTATCGGGATGTTTGTTGTATCAGACGTGATGGGCGGATCGAAAGTAGCATTAATCGGAAACGTTATTCAAAACCAATTCTTAGGTGCACGTGACTGGCCGTTTGGATCTGCGTTATCGATTATCGTTGTTCTATTCTCTGTTCTGTTAATTTACTTATATTATCGTGCAACGAAAGTATATAAATATAATGAGAACGGAGGGGAATAG
- the inhA1 gene encoding M6 family metalloprotease immune inhibitor InhA1 encodes MNKKPFKVLSSIALTAVLGLSFGAGTQSVYAETPVNKTATSPVDDHLIPEERLADALKKRGVIDSKASETETKKAVEKYVENKKGENPGKEAANGDQLTKDASDFLKKVKDAKADTKEKLNEPATGTPAASGPVKGGLNGKVPTSPAKQKDYNGEVRKDKVLVLLVEYADFKHNNIDKEPGYMYSNDFNKEHYEKMLFGNEPFALEDGSKIETFKQYYEEQSGGSYTVDGTVTKWLTVPGKAADYGADGATGHDNKGPKGPRDLVKDALKAAVDSGIDLSEFDQFDQYDVNGDGNKNQPDGLIDHLMIIHAGVGQEAGGGKLGDDAIWSHRWTVGPKPFPIEGTQAKVPYWGGKMAAFDYTIEPEDGAVGVFAHEYGHDLGLPDEYDTQYSGQGEPIEAWSIMSGGSWAGKIAGTTPTSFSPQNKEFFQKTIGGNWANIVEVDYEKLNKGIGLATYLDQSVTKSDRPGMIRVNLPDKDVKTIEPAFGKQYYYSTKGDDLHTKMETPLFDLTNATNATNAKFDFKSLYEIEAGYDFLEVHAVTEDGKQTLIERLGEKATSGNADSTNGKWIDKSYDLSQFKGKKVKLTFDYITDGGLALNGFALDNASLTVDGKVVFSDDAEGTPQLKLDGFVVSNGTEKKKHNYYVEWRNYAGADNALKFARGPVFNTGMVVWYADSAYTDNWVGVHPGHGFLGVVDSHPEAIVGTLNGKPTVKSSTRFQIADAAFSFDKTPAWKVVSPTRGTFTYDGLAGVAKFDDSKTYINQQIPDAGRILPKLGLKFEVVGQADDNSAGAVRLYR; translated from the coding sequence ATGAACAAGAAACCGTTCAAAGTTTTGTCATCAATCGCTTTGACAGCTGTATTAGGCCTTTCATTCGGAGCTGGCACTCAATCTGTATATGCTGAAACGCCTGTGAATAAAACAGCTACGAGCCCAGTTGATGATCATTTAATTCCGGAAGAACGTTTAGCAGATGCGCTAAAAAAACGTGGGGTAATTGATTCGAAGGCTTCAGAGACAGAAACAAAGAAAGCAGTCGAAAAGTATGTAGAGAACAAAAAGGGTGAAAATCCTGGAAAAGAAGCAGCAAATGGGGACCAGCTTACGAAAGATGCATCCGACTTTTTAAAGAAAGTAAAAGATGCGAAAGCAGACACGAAAGAAAAATTAAATGAACCAGCAACAGGGACACCTGCAGCGTCAGGCCCAGTTAAAGGCGGACTAAATGGTAAAGTGCCAACTTCTCCAGCAAAACAAAAAGACTATAACGGTGAAGTTCGTAAAGACAAAGTACTCGTTTTACTTGTAGAGTACGCTGACTTTAAACATAATAATATCGACAAAGAGCCTGGATATATGTATTCTAACGATTTTAATAAAGAACATTATGAAAAAATGTTATTCGGTAATGAGCCATTCGCATTAGAGGATGGCAGCAAAATCGAAACGTTTAAACAATATTACGAAGAGCAATCTGGCGGTAGTTATACAGTAGACGGAACAGTTACAAAATGGTTAACAGTTCCTGGTAAAGCTGCTGATTACGGTGCAGATGGTGCGACAGGTCATGATAATAAAGGGCCAAAAGGACCACGTGATTTAGTAAAAGATGCATTAAAAGCAGCTGTAGATAGTGGTATTGATTTATCAGAGTTCGATCAATTTGATCAATACGATGTAAATGGTGATGGAAATAAAAATCAACCAGATGGTTTAATCGATCACTTAATGATTATTCATGCGGGTGTTGGACAAGAAGCAGGCGGTGGTAAATTAGGCGATGATGCAATTTGGTCGCACCGTTGGACAGTTGGACCAAAGCCATTCCCAATTGAAGGTACACAAGCGAAAGTTCCATATTGGGGCGGAAAGATGGCAGCATTCGACTACACAATTGAACCAGAAGATGGAGCGGTTGGTGTATTCGCACATGAATATGGTCACGATTTAGGTCTTCCAGATGAGTACGATACACAATATAGTGGTCAAGGTGAGCCGATTGAAGCTTGGTCTATTATGAGTGGCGGAAGCTGGGCTGGTAAAATCGCAGGAACGACGCCAACGAGTTTCTCACCACAAAATAAAGAGTTTTTCCAAAAAACAATTGGTGGTAACTGGGCAAATATCGTAGAAGTAGATTACGAGAAATTAAATAAAGGTATCGGTCTAGCGACATATTTGGATCAAAGTGTTACGAAATCAGATCGACCAGGTATGATCCGTGTTAACTTACCAGATAAAGATGTTAAAACAATTGAGCCAGCATTTGGTAAACAATATTATTACAGCACAAAAGGTGACGATCTTCATACGAAGATGGAAACACCGTTGTTCGATTTAACGAATGCAACGAATGCAACGAATGCAAAATTTGATTTCAAGTCATTATATGAGATTGAAGCAGGTTATGATTTCCTTGAAGTACACGCTGTAACAGAAGATGGTAAACAAACGTTAATTGAAAGACTTGGCGAGAAAGCAACTAGTGGAAATGCAGATTCGACAAATGGAAAATGGATTGACAAATCATATGATTTAAGTCAATTCAAAGGCAAGAAAGTAAAATTAACATTTGATTACATTACTGATGGTGGTTTAGCATTAAATGGATTCGCTCTTGATAATGCTTCATTAACAGTAGATGGTAAAGTAGTATTCTCTGATGATGCAGAAGGTACACCACAATTAAAATTAGATGGTTTCGTTGTATCTAACGGAACAGAAAAGAAAAAACATAACTACTATGTTGAGTGGAGAAACTATGCTGGGGCAGATAACGCGTTGAAATTTGCTCGCGGTCCAGTATTTAACACTGGTATGGTTGTATGGTATGCAGATTCAGCTTATACAGATAACTGGGTTGGTGTACATCCAGGACACGGTTTCCTTGGTGTTGTTGATTCTCATCCAGAAGCAATTGTTGGTACTTTAAATGGTAAACCAACAGTTAAGAGCAGTACACGATTCCAAATCGCTGATGCTGCGTTCTCATTCGACAAAACGCCAGCTTGGAAAGTTGTATCTCCAACGCGTGGAACATTTACGTATGATGGCTTAGCGGGTGTAGCGAAGTTTGATGATTCGAAAACGTATATTAACCAACAGATTCCAGATGCAGGACGTATTTTACCGAAGCTTGGTCTGAAGTTTGAAGTAGTAGGACAAGCTGATGATAATTCTGCAGGTGCTGTTCGTTTATATCGTTAA
- the potA gene encoding spermidine/putrescine ABC transporter ATP-binding protein PotA has translation MKKIIKVEAVEKHFGNQVIIPPLSLDIKEGEFLTILGPSGCGKTTLLRMIAGFETPTKGNLLLDDERINDLPPYKRHMNLVFQHYALFPHMTVEKNICFGMKMQKVSAAEQKERAEEAMRLTQLLEFRNRKPAKLSGGQQQRVAIARAIVNNPRVLLLDEPLGALDFKLRKDLQRELKNLQRNLGITFIYVTHDQEEAMSMSDRIVVMNKGHIEQIGTPKEIYNKPKTLFVATFIGENNIVKNGEGYVAIRPENVKVRSVEEPILKEYHLGHIEDIEFVGNMEKLYVRDEKTSELLMAYQTAEEAAQWSIGDNVYVGWEQEDEVTLN, from the coding sequence ATGAAAAAGATTATTAAAGTTGAAGCAGTTGAAAAACATTTTGGAAATCAAGTGATTATCCCACCTCTTTCTTTAGATATTAAAGAGGGAGAGTTTTTAACAATTTTAGGGCCGAGTGGCTGCGGGAAAACGACTTTACTTCGTATGATCGCAGGATTTGAAACTCCAACTAAAGGGAATCTTTTATTAGATGATGAAAGAATTAACGATTTGCCGCCATATAAGCGTCATATGAACCTAGTGTTCCAACATTACGCACTATTCCCACATATGACAGTAGAGAAGAATATTTGTTTTGGTATGAAAATGCAGAAAGTATCAGCAGCAGAGCAGAAAGAGCGTGCTGAAGAGGCAATGCGTTTAACGCAGTTACTTGAGTTCCGTAATCGTAAACCTGCGAAGCTTTCTGGTGGACAACAGCAGCGTGTTGCAATTGCAAGAGCGATTGTAAATAATCCGCGTGTATTACTATTAGATGAGCCACTTGGAGCGCTTGACTTTAAGTTACGAAAAGACTTGCAACGTGAATTGAAAAACTTACAACGTAATTTAGGAATTACGTTCATATACGTAACGCACGATCAAGAAGAAGCAATGAGCATGAGCGATCGTATCGTCGTTATGAATAAAGGACATATCGAACAAATTGGAACGCCGAAAGAAATTTATAATAAGCCGAAAACATTGTTCGTTGCGACATTCATCGGTGAAAATAATATTGTGAAAAATGGGGAAGGCTATGTAGCAATTCGCCCTGAAAATGTGAAAGTGCGTTCGGTTGAAGAACCAATTTTAAAAGAATACCATCTTGGACATATTGAAGATATCGAGTTTGTCGGAAATATGGAGAAGCTTTATGTACGTGATGAGAAAACATCAGAATTACTAATGGCATATCAAACTGCTGAAGAGGCAGCGCAGTGGAGCATTGGAGATAATGTATATGTAGGCTGGGAGCAAGAGGACGAGGTGACCTTAAATTGA